In Alosa sapidissima isolate fAloSap1 chromosome 11, fAloSap1.pri, whole genome shotgun sequence, a single window of DNA contains:
- the LOC121724247 gene encoding uncharacterized protein LOC121724247: protein MDSKYTPISRSTISEKRIPVLVNQVKQTIVERLQSQPSVSVTVDIWSDRRLRSFLGVTAHAVHCSNGSCVLEPYLLECRRFTGRHSGKRISAAFEEILEEYGIAQKVCYIITDNAANMKCAFKVQMPLQQASDTESEDDLDDEELWEDTDEDTELGLSGERLSCFAHSLQLVVSDGMKEVKSISLAIAKASRFSTLLHTSSAFKDTFESTCGTTKTVPAANNTRWNSTFKQLQALTSLDHKTLTEMCLNDFSEVVFTPREWNQLRDLTSILTPFAEATNLTEGEKVVTISIIVPTVLDLNTHLIKCETTHILCTPIARALHGSLKKRFQGIFEQFDMAGKTGKEEPFNNKIYTLSTMLDPQFGLNWVDLDVTCKQGAAYQRRYREDLKKSLKETLVAEVEKCAERYGGEQDDLDGTLEEDEDSPPKKCGRMLSRYKSLKKRSTGQQTCVATQVAKYFETVEDTDIENALYFWAKHQERFPQIHMLAMKLLAVPASSAPVERVFSRGGFIMRPHRSRLRHSLLSSLIFLKCNYEILDGEE, encoded by the exons ATGGACTCAAAATACACCCCCATCTCGAGAAGCACTATCTCCGAGAAAAGAATCCCAGTACTGGTGAACCAAGTGAAGCAGACTATTGTTGAAAGATTGCAGAGTCAACCATCTGTCTCTGTAACCGTTGATATCTGGTCTGACCGCAGACTGCGGTCCTTTCTTGGCGTCACTGCGCATGCAGTACACTGCTCTAATGGATCCTGTGTGCTTGAACCGTACCTGCTTGAATGCCGACGGTTTACAGGACGGCACAGCGGTAAGAGGATTTCTGCTGCTTTTGAGGAAATACTTGAAGAATATGGCATCGCGCAAAAAGTTTGTTATATTATAACAGACAATGCAGCCAACATGAAATGCGCTTTCAAAGTGCAAATGCCCCTGCAGCAAGCCTCTGACACAGAAAGCGAGGATGACCTTGATGATGAGGAGTTATGGGAGGACACTGATGAGGACACAGAACTTGGGCTATCAGGGGAGAGGCTTTCTTGTTTTGCCCATTCTCTTCAATTAGTTGTCTCAGATGGAATGAAAGAGGTCAAATCAATTAGTCTTGCCATTGCTAAAGCATCTCGCTTTTCTACCCTCTTGCACACCAGCTCGGCTTTCAAAGACACATTTGAAAGCACATGTGGAACAACAAAAACTGTACCTGCAGCGAACAACACCAGATGGAATAGTACATTTAAACAGCTACAAGCACTGACTTCTCTGGATCACAAAACATTGACCGAAATGTGCCTTAACGACTTTTCAGAAGTTGTTTTCACGCCACGTGAGTGGAACCAACTCAGAGACTTAACCTCAATTCTTACTCCTTTTGCTGAGGCTACTAACTTAACAGAGGGGGAAAAAGTCGTAACTATCAGCATCATTGTGCCGACTGTTCTTGACCTGAACACCCATTTAATAAAATGTGAAACAACTCATATCCTGTGTACACCCATCGCAAGGGCACTACACGGATCACTGAAAAAACGCTTCCAGGGGATTTTTGAACAGTTTGACATGGCTGGGAAAACTGGGAAGGAGGAGCCATTCAACAACAAAATCTACACCCTTTCCACAATGCTGGACCCACAGTTTGGCCTAAATTGGGTGGATCTCGATGTGACGTGCAAGCAGGGTGCAGCATACCAGAGGCGATACAGAGAGGACCTGAAAAAATCACTGAAAG AAACACTGGTTGCAGAGGTTGAGAAATGTGCTGAGAGATACGGAGGAGAACAAGATGACTTGGACGGCACATTGGAAGAGGATGAAGACTCCCCACCAAAGAAATGTGGTCGCATGCTGTCGAGGTACAAATCTCTCAAAAAGCGCAGCACAGGGCAGCAAACATGTGTTGCTACGCAGGTTGCAAAATACTTTGAGACTGTTGAAGACACAGACATTGAGAATGCTCTTTACTTTTGGGCCAAACACCAAGAGCGTTTTCCCCAAATCCACATGCTGGCCATGAAACTGTTGGCTGTGCCGGCGTCTTCAGCACCCGTTGAACGTGTTTTTAGTCGAGGTGGTTTTATTATGAGACCACATCGGTCCCGCCTCAGGCACAGCTTGCTCTCATCTCTGATTTTTCTAAAGTGCAACTACGAAATTCTTGACGGGGAAGAGTAA